The following are from one region of the Anomaloglossus baeobatrachus isolate aAnoBae1 chromosome 1, aAnoBae1.hap1, whole genome shotgun sequence genome:
- the CCDC92 gene encoding coiled-coil domain-containing protein 92 — translation MATSNLENQLQSAQKNLLFLQQEHANTLKGLHAEIRRLQQHCTDLTYELTLKTSDQTGDSFSRGDELRRKCEELEAQLKDKETENNELIKELEQKNAMIMVLENTIKEREKKYLEELKVKSHKLNMLSSELEQRASTIAYLTSQLHATKKKLLSSTGAPEAAPPGSPVMSTYKPSPPKEKLPETPRRRMKKSLSTPLNADFAEVYRLGADGRKIMLREPVDAMPDPTPFLLARQTVDTQIIKERPLVIPPIRSDSSSPAKEKKQKAHVGVAHRIPHATSVQSQHVPQPEVETLAVDQVNASKVVRKHSGTDRTI, via the exons ATGGCCACTTCTAACCTGGAAAATCAATTACAGAGTGCCCAAAAGAACCTGTTGTTTCTCCAGCAGGAGCATGCCAATACACTGAAAGGATTACACGCTGAAATCCGCCGGCTACAGCAGCACTGCACAG ATCTAACGTATGAACTGACGCTTAAAACCTCCGATCAGACAG gggatagttttTCAAGAGGCGATGAGCTCAGGAGAAAATGTGAAGAACTGGAAGCTCAGCTTAAAGACAAAGAAACAGAGAACAATGAGTTAATAAAGGAGCTTGAGCAGAAAAATGCAATGATAATGGTGCTGGAAAATACAATAAAGGAAAGGGAAAAGAAATACTTGGAAGAACTTAAGGTAAAAAGCCATAAGCTGAACATGTTGTCCAGCGAGCTggagcagagagccagcactatCGCATATCTCACATCACAGCTGCATGCAaccaagaagaagctgctcagCTCTACCGGAGCCCCTGAAGCCGCTCCTCCAGGAAGCCCAGTAATGTCCACCTACAAGCCATCTCCTCCAAAAGAAAAGCTGCCCGAGACTCCCAGAAGAAGGATGAAGAAAAGCTTATCCACGCCCCTTAATGCTGACTTTGCAGAGGTCTATAGGCTCGGGGCAGATGGACGTAAAATAATGCTACGTGAACCTGTAGATGCCATGCCTGATCCCACCCCATTTTTACTGGCAAGACAGACGGTGGACACACAGATCATCAAAGAGCGCCCACTTGTAATCCCTCCAATACGCTCTGATTCTAGTAGTCCGGCtaaagagaagaagcagaaggcccATGTTGGGGTTGCCCATAGGATCCCACATGCAACCTCTGTCCAGAGCCAACA